A region of the Litchfieldia alkalitelluris genome:
ATGGATGAGGAAAAAAGGTTGGATTAAACTTGGCGATATGAAAATCGAAACTGGAGGGTGACAATGAAAACGCTAGAAAGTATTGATCAGTATAAAAAAATTATAAATGATGGTAGAGTAGTACTTATGTTTTCTGCAGACTGGTGTCCTGATTGTCGTGTTATTGAGCCAGTTTTACCGGAAATTGAAGAAAGCTTCTCTGACTATAGTTTTTATTATGTAGACCGAGATCAATTTATTGACCTATGTCAAGAACTCGATATTTTTGGAATACCTAGCTTCGTGGTATATTCCTTTGGAAATGAATTAGGCAGATTTGTTAGTAAAGACCGAAAAACAAAAGAAGAAATCGTTTCGTTTATAAATAGTTTATAGTTGAACATAAAAACGATTGTCTCCTATGTGTGAGGAGGAAAATCAATGAAAATGGATAGTAAAAAGATGCGTACTCTTCTTGAGGAACGTTTGAAAAGAGATCAATGGTCATTTTCGTTTGATCGAGAAAAG
Encoded here:
- a CDS encoding thioredoxin family protein, which encodes MKTLESIDQYKKIINDGRVVLMFSADWCPDCRVIEPVLPEIEESFSDYSFYYVDRDQFIDLCQELDIFGIPSFVVYSFGNELGRFVSKDRKTKEEIVSFINSL